In Mobula hypostoma chromosome 24, sMobHyp1.1, whole genome shotgun sequence, a genomic segment contains:
- the LOC134337290 gene encoding zinc transporter ZIP3-like — protein MNVLVIKLLCMVVVFILMMLGSLIPVRIIEANHEKMHKSRRLLSICSSFGGGVFLATCFNALLPVVREKVQEVLAIGKISTDYPLSETTMMLGFFLTIFIEQLILTFRKERPSYIDLEMFNAGSEGGSDSEHESPFISSGRGQSNFYRHRSHSHCHSLNASEVSHSSPLRLLSLVFALSAHSVFEGLALGLQEKMAKVINLFIGVAVHETLAAVALGVSMAKGALPMKDALKLALMVSAMIPTGIGIGMGIQSANSLGSHIASVLLQGFAAGTFLFVTFFEILVKEFEDKHDRLLKVLSLIMGYGLLAGLIFLKW, from the exons ATGAATGTTTTGGTGATTAAGCTTCTCTGCATGGTTGTGGTCTTCATCCTGATGATGTTGGGTTCCTTGATTCCTGTTCGGATCATAGAAGCCAACCATGAGAAAATGCACAAGTCCAGGAGGTTGCTGTCAATCTGCAGTTCGTTTGGTGGTGGAGTATTTCTGGCGACCTGCTTTAATGCTTTGCTGCCGGTTGTGAGAGAAAAG GTTCAAGAGGTTCTTGCAATCGGAAAAATATCGACTGACTACCCACTAAGCGAGACAACGATGATGCTGGGTTTCTTCTTAACTATCTTTATTGAACAGTTGATTCTGACATTTCGAAAGGAGAGGCCATCGTACATAGACTTGGAGATGTTCAATGCCGGATCCGAGGGGGGCAGTGATTCCGAGCATGAGAGCCCCTTCATTTCATCAGGACGAGGTCAAAGCAACTTCTATAGGCACAGATCCCATTCACATTGCCATTCATTGAATGCGTCCGAGGTGTCCCATTCTAGCCCTTTGCGCTTGCTCAGCCTGGTATTTGCTCTGTCCGCACACTCTGTGTTTGAGGGTTTGGCACTGGGGCTGCAAGAAAAGATGGCAAAGGTGATCAACCTATTTATTGGAGTGGCAGTGCATGAGACGCTAGCTGCTGTGGCGTTGGGAGTGAGCATGGCGAAAGGAGCACTGCCGATGAAAGACGCCCTGAAGCTAGCTCTGATGGTTAGTGCGATGATACCAACCGGGATCGGCATTGGGATGGGCATCCAGAGTGCCAACAGCCTTGGTAGCCACATCGCGTCAGTCCTGCTGCAGGGTTTTGCTGCAGGAACATTTCTGTTTGTCACCTTCTTCGAAATTCTGGTTAAAGAATTTGAAGACAAGCATGACCGCCTTCTGAAAGTCCTTTCGCTAATCATGGGCTACGGACTGCTGGCTGGGCTCATCTTTCTAAAGTGGTGA